The genomic DNA CGCGTGAGCTTGGCATGCTCGATGTGCAGCGTGACGTCGGTCACGGCGTCGAGGAATTCGCGGTCGTGGCTGATCACGATCATGGTGCCGGCGTATTTCTGCAGCCAGGACTCGAGCCAGACCAGGGCGTCCAGGTCCAGGTGATTGGTGGGTTCGTCGAGCAGCAGCAGGTCGCTCGGGCACATCAGCGCGCGCGCCAGTTGCAGGCGCATGCGCCATCCGCCCGAGAAGCTGTTGACCGGCTGGTCGAGCTGGTGCACCTTGAAGCCGAGGCCGAGGACCAGCGCCTGGGCGCGCGGCACCGCATCGTGCTCGCCCGCATCGGCGAGGTCGGTGTAGGCATGGGCCAGGGCCATGCCCATGTCGTGATCGTCGGGGTCGGTCTCGTGCGCCGCTTCGGCGGCCGCCAGGGCCTGGCGCAGTTCCACCAGCCGCGTGTCGCCGCCGACCACGAAATCGCTGGCGCCTTCCTCGGTTTCGGGCATGTCCTGCGCGACCTGGGCCATGCGCCACTGGCGTGGCAGCGAGAAGTCGCCGCCGTCCTCGTGCAGCGTGCCGTTGAAGAGCGCGAACAAGGTGGACTTGCCGGCGCCGTTGCGTCCCACCAGCCCGACCTTCTCGCCGGGGTTGATGGTGACGCTCGCGCCGTCGAGCAGCACTTTGGCGCTGCGGCGCAGGATGACGTTCTTCAGGGTGATCATGGACTCGGCGAAATCAGGCCTATGGCTTCGACCGCGGCCAGCACGGCGGCGGTCTGGGTGTCGTGGGCAAATACGAAGGAACCACCGTAGATCGTTTCGTCCGGAAACTCGGTGATCAGGGTCAGGGCGGGTCCGGGGCGGTCGACCTCGCTGAGGGAGCAGGCCGTGCCGTGGATGACTTCGAAGGGAAGCTCGCCAGCATGCGTATTGTAAGTGGCGAGCTGGGCCGCGTTGAAGGCCATGAGTTCGAGCCGCTCTGCCAGCCGGCCGCAGACATGCTCGGCGAGCCGCCGCGCCGTGTCCGCCCATCCCTTGCGGTAGCGCAGGATCAGGAAGAAGCCCTTGGGCACCGTCCACAGTTCGAAGCCGCGCGGGAGATAGCCGCTCAGCGGGCGCGTCCACTCGTGGGCCGGGTAGCCGTGCAGGTTGATGTGCAATGCGGCGCCCGACAGGCGCAGCGCTTCGTACCGCGCCTCGCGCTCGTGGAAGGGCGCATGCTCGCGGTATTCGACGTCGTCGCCCAGCGCCGTGTAGCGTGCCGCATGGTGCATGTGCTGCGGCGAGTGCGCGCAGAGCTCGCGGTGCAGCGCGTAGCCGTCGGGGTTCTCGAGCGCGATCAGCGCGAAGTGCGCGTCCGGCTGCGCGGCCAGATGCCGCGCGGCGCGCAGCGCGCCGACGACGCCCGAGGTCTCGTTGGCATGCTGGCCGCCGCTGACGATCACCGCCGGACCGGCGCCTGGATGGTAGATGCCGACCACGGCCCGGCCTTGCCGGCTCGTGGCTTCGAAGCGCTGACCGGGAATCCCGGCAAGTTCCTGCGCGATGCGCGCGAAGCCGAGCGGGGCCGTAATCCTGTCGAGCGGCATGTCGTTCGCGGCCGCTTCATCGGCGATCGGTGCCGGGTATTCGCGCAAGCCGATGCGCAAGCCCACTTCGCCTTCACTCACGCGCACGTCCGGCACGATCTGGCCCGGCTGCAAGCGGCGATCGCCGGGCGGCCGTCCGCTGCGCTGCTGGAACAGCTCCAGCAGCGAGAAGTACAGATCCTCGTGCAGCGCCTCGTGAAGATCGACCCAGGGTGCACCACTCTCCGCCGTGGCCGCGACGCCCGGCAGATCGATGCGGATGTCGAGCCGTTCGAAACAGGGTTCGGTGGCCGGCCAGGGATGCTGGCGCAGCGTGTCCATCGCGAGCCGGAACAGCGCTTCGTAGTCGGAGGGCCGCGCGCCGTCCGTCACCGGCGCTTCGCCTTGCGTGATCTTCATCCAGGCGCAGGGCGACAGCAGGGTGTTGAAGAGCACATCCTGGTGCACGCGGTTGGGTGCGAAGACCCAGTCGGTGCGCTGCCTGCCATCGTGCCAGCGCAGTTCGATTTCGTGGCACGGCGTGGCCTCGGACGGTGTCTGCGGCACGAGCTGCAGTTCGACGCCCGCAAGCATCTCCGCCAGCGGATAGGCCTCCAGCGCGAAGCGGCGCGCCGATGCCATCGGATGCACCGGACAGTGAACCGTCACGCTGGCCAGCCCGGCAAGGTCGACCTCTTCCTGGAAGTGATGGACCAATGGCTTGTAGGCGCTGTGAAAGCGTGCCGCGATGCCGGCCTCCGCGAGGCGTTGTTCGGCGGCACGTCGTGCGGCCAGCCCTTCGAACAGCCACGCATCGATGCGAAGGCCGGGGCGGCCGTCGGCCAGCATCGACTGCACCCAGGCGTCGAGCGTGCGCGGCAATCGGGTGTCGAGAAGGACGTTCATTCTTTGCGTCTGCAGGTCGGCGCGAGCACGGTCATGCCGCGCGCCCGTTCAGCCGGCCAGGGTCGCCAGCGCGTCGCGGGTCAGCAGCAGCACCTGGTCTTCGCCGGCCGAGGTTTCGAGCCACACGGCCTCAAGCGCGGGGAACGCGGCCTCGAAGTGGGCGCGCTCATTGCCGATCTCCAGCACCAGCACCGCCGCCTGCGTCATGCATCGGGGTGCATCGTGCAACAGCTGGCGCACGAAGTCCATGCCGTCGGCACCGCCGGCCAGCGCCAGCGCGGGCTCGGCACGGTATTCGGCGGGCAGCGCGGCCATGCTTTGTGTATTGACGTAGGGCGGGTTGCAGAGGATCAGGTCGTAGGGACCGTGCACGCCGGCGAGCCCGTCGGACGCGAGCAGCGTGATGCGTGCATCGAGCTGATGGCGCGTCACGTTGATGGCCGCCACTTCGAGCGCCTCGGCCGACAGATCGGCGGCGTCGACCGCGATCTCCGGATAGGTCAGCGCCGCCAGCACCGCGAGGCTGCCGTTGCCGGTGCACAGGTCGAGCACGCGCCGCGTGTGCGCGCCGAGCCACGGATCGATGCTGCCGTCCGCCAGCAGCTCCGCGATGAAGCTGCGCGGCACGATGGCGCGCTCGTCGATGTAGAAGGGCACGCCCTGAAGCCACGCTTCCTTCGTGAGGTAGGCCGCCGGCTTGCGCGAAGCGATGCGGGCCGCGAACAGTTCGGCGACACGCGCCGCATCGGACGGCGAGACCGGGCGATCGGTCACCGCGTCGAGTTCGTGCAGCGGCAGCTGCAGCCGCCACAGCACCAGCCAGGCTGCTTCGTCGAACGCGTTGTCGGTGCCGTGGCCGAAGGCGACGCCGGCGTCGGTCAGCTGCGTTGCGCCGGCTTCGATCAGCTCGATCACGCTGCTCATGTCGGCAGCAGCGCTTCGAGCCGTTCCAGCGTGCGCCGGTAGATGTTCTTCAGCGGCTCGATCTCGGCGACTGCGATGTGTTCGTCGATCTTGTGGATGCTCGCGTTGACCGGGCCCATCTCGATCACCTGCCTGCAGATCCTGGCGATGAAACGCGCGTCGCTGGTGCCGCCGCTGGTCGACAGCTCGGTCTCGATGCCGGTCTCGTCGCGGATCGCCTGCTGCACCGCTTCGACCAGTTCGCCCGGCGTCGTGAGGAAGGGCAGGCCGCCGAGTGTCCATGAGAGCGTGTGGTCCAGCCCGTGGCTGTCGAGCACCGCCTGCACGCGCTGTTGCAGCGACTCGGGGGTCGATTCGGTCGAGAAGCGGAAATTGAAGTCGATCACCGCCGAGCCCGGAATCACGTTGCTGGCGCCGGTCCCCGCATGGATGTTGCTCACCTGCCAGCTGGTCGGCTGGAAGAACGCGTTGCCGGCATCCCAGCCGCCGGCCTCGTTGATGGCGACCAGTTCGGCCAGTGCCGGCGCCAATGCGTGCACAGGATTTTTCGCGAGGTGCGGATAGGCGATGTGGCCCTGCACGCCCTTCACGGTCAGCTTGCCGCTCAGCGTGCCGCGCC from Variovorax sp. PBL-E5 includes the following:
- a CDS encoding peptidase M14, producing the protein MNVLLDTRLPRTLDAWVQSMLADGRPGLRIDAWLFEGLAARRAAEQRLAEAGIAARFHSAYKPLVHHFQEEVDLAGLASVTVHCPVHPMASARRFALEAYPLAEMLAGVELQLVPQTPSEATPCHEIELRWHDGRQRTDWVFAPNRVHQDVLFNTLLSPCAWMKITQGEAPVTDGARPSDYEALFRLAMDTLRQHPWPATEPCFERLDIRIDLPGVAATAESGAPWVDLHEALHEDLYFSLLELFQQRSGRPPGDRRLQPGQIVPDVRVSEGEVGLRIGLREYPAPIADEAAANDMPLDRITAPLGFARIAQELAGIPGQRFEATSRQGRAVVGIYHPGAGPAVIVSGGQHANETSGVVGALRAARHLAAQPDAHFALIALENPDGYALHRELCAHSPQHMHHAARYTALGDDVEYREHAPFHEREARYEALRLSGAALHINLHGYPAHEWTRPLSGYLPRGFELWTVPKGFFLILRYRKGWADTARRLAEHVCGRLAERLELMAFNAAQLATYNTHAGELPFEVIHGTACSLSEVDRPGPALTLITEFPDETIYGGSFVFAHDTQTAAVLAAVEAIGLISPSP
- the prmB gene encoding 50S ribosomal protein L3 N(5)-glutamine methyltransferase, with translation MSSVIELIEAGATQLTDAGVAFGHGTDNAFDEAAWLVLWRLQLPLHELDAVTDRPVSPSDAARVAELFAARIASRKPAAYLTKEAWLQGVPFYIDERAIVPRSFIAELLADGSIDPWLGAHTRRVLDLCTGNGSLAVLAALTYPEIAVDAADLSAEALEVAAINVTRHQLDARITLLASDGLAGVHGPYDLILCNPPYVNTQSMAALPAEYRAEPALALAGGADGMDFVRQLLHDAPRCMTQAAVLVLEIGNERAHFEAAFPALEAVWLETSAGEDQVLLLTRDALATLAG
- the dapE gene encoding succinyl-diaminopimelate desuccinylase: MSRTLQLAEQLISRPSVTPEDAGCQQILGERLAALGFRLETIEGGPADFRVTNLWAVRPGSADATSARTAAFAGHTDVVPTGPIEQWRSHPFTPTHRDGRLYGRGACDMKTSLAAFVVAIEEFLAATPEPRLTLALLLTSDEEGPARDGTVVVCDTLAARGERIDYCIVGEPTSVERCGDMIKNGRRGTLSGKLTVKGVQGHIAYPHLAKNPVHALAPALAELVAINEAGGWDAGNAFFQPTSWQVSNIHAGTGASNVIPGSAVIDFNFRFSTESTPESLQQRVQAVLDSHGLDHTLSWTLGGLPFLTTPGELVEAVQQAIRDETGIETELSTSGGTSDARFIARICRQVIEMGPVNASIHKIDEHIAVAEIEPLKNIYRRTLERLEALLPT